A genome region from Solirubrobacter pauli includes the following:
- a CDS encoding sigma-70 family RNA polymerase sigma factor, with protein sequence MLRTAETPIEAELESYRRALTGYCYRMIGSGSEAEDAVQETMVRAWKSADKLQERAALKAWLFRIANNVCLDMLGSAQRRATPMDMGPSSGADAPLGDMLVESAFVRPIADAKVLEPTADPAELAAEKETLRLAFVAALQHLPAKQRAVLILREVLRWQASEVAELLDTSVASVNSALQRARATIEEKHLDASGSATVDDAEQKELLRKYVAAFEAYDMTALTALLKDDAAFSMPPWPLWVVGPDSIRQFMTTTGAKCEGSKVLVTQANGGPAFGIYNPTPEGDYAGWAVVVMETSEGRVSGLHHFIYPELFAEFGLPLRLDGEHVGQADELQQPA encoded by the coding sequence ATGCTGCGGACCGCCGAGACTCCCATCGAAGCCGAGCTCGAGTCGTACCGCCGGGCGCTGACCGGCTACTGCTACCGGATGATCGGGTCGGGCTCCGAGGCTGAGGACGCCGTCCAGGAGACGATGGTCCGTGCCTGGAAGTCGGCTGACAAGCTGCAGGAGCGGGCCGCGTTGAAGGCGTGGCTGTTCCGGATCGCCAACAACGTCTGCCTGGACATGCTCGGCAGCGCGCAGCGGCGGGCGACGCCGATGGACATGGGGCCGAGCTCGGGCGCGGACGCGCCGCTCGGCGACATGCTCGTGGAGAGCGCGTTCGTCCGGCCGATCGCCGACGCGAAGGTGCTCGAGCCGACCGCCGACCCCGCCGAGCTGGCCGCCGAGAAGGAGACGCTGCGGCTCGCGTTCGTCGCGGCGCTGCAGCACCTGCCGGCCAAGCAGCGCGCGGTGCTGATCCTGCGCGAGGTGCTGCGCTGGCAGGCGAGTGAGGTGGCGGAGCTGCTGGACACGAGCGTCGCGTCGGTCAACAGCGCGCTGCAGCGCGCCCGTGCGACGATCGAGGAGAAGCACCTGGACGCCAGCGGCTCGGCGACGGTCGACGATGCCGAGCAGAAGGAGCTGCTGCGCAAGTACGTCGCCGCGTTCGAGGCCTATGACATGACGGCGCTCACCGCGCTGCTCAAGGACGATGCCGCCTTCAGCATGCCGCCGTGGCCGCTGTGGGTGGTCGGGCCGGACAGCATCCGGCAGTTCATGACCACCACGGGCGCGAAGTGCGAGGGCTCGAAGGTGCTGGTCACGCAGGCCAACGGCGGGCCGGCGTTCGGCATCTACAACCCGACGCCCGAGGGCGACTACGCCGGCTGGGCGGTCGTCGTCATGGAGACGTCAGAGGGGCGGGTCTCCGGGCTGCATCACTTCATCTACCCGGAGCTGTTCGCGGAGTTCGGGCTCCCGCTCCGGCTCGACGGCGAGCACGTCGGCCAGGCCGACGAGCTCCAGCAGCCCGCGTAG
- a CDS encoding zinc-binding dehydrogenase: MVGWASGHRGLAEWFVVDADQVIAVDADLSDVEATVIQPLATVLYALGRVGDVRDARVAVIGLGSIGLLFAHVLAARGAHVTGVDRVDRRDVADAFGVREVLWDDAVALPPDRFDLVVEAVGHQTRTLTAAVEAVAVEGTVLAFGVPDDAHYPFPFTRFFRKNATLIGGVAMERHPSLEAARTYLLGARALLPAYITDVVPVTRAQDAFEYAIAPTAHRRKIVLSVADVDP, encoded by the coding sequence GTGGTCGGCTGGGCGTCCGGGCATCGCGGGCTGGCGGAGTGGTTCGTCGTCGACGCCGATCAGGTGATCGCGGTCGACGCCGACCTGTCCGACGTGGAGGCGACCGTCATCCAGCCGCTGGCGACCGTCCTCTACGCGCTCGGCCGGGTCGGTGACGTGCGGGACGCGCGGGTGGCCGTCATCGGGCTCGGCTCGATCGGGCTGCTGTTCGCGCACGTGCTCGCCGCGCGCGGCGCGCACGTGACGGGCGTGGACCGCGTCGACCGCCGCGACGTGGCCGACGCCTTCGGCGTGCGCGAGGTGCTCTGGGACGACGCGGTCGCGCTCCCGCCCGACCGCTTCGACCTCGTCGTGGAGGCGGTCGGCCACCAGACGCGCACGCTCACCGCGGCCGTGGAAGCGGTCGCCGTCGAGGGCACCGTGCTCGCGTTCGGCGTCCCCGACGACGCGCACTACCCGTTCCCGTTCACGCGCTTCTTCCGCAAGAACGCGACGCTGATCGGCGGCGTGGCGATGGAGCGCCACCCGTCGCTGGAGGCCGCACGCACGTACCTCCTCGGCGCCCGCGCGCTGCTGCCGGCCTACATCACGGACGTCGTGCCCGTGACGCGCGCGCAGGACGCGTTCGAGTACGCGATCGCGCCCACGGCGCATCGTCGCAAGATCGTGTTGTCAGTCGCGGACGTCGATCCCTAA
- a CDS encoding ABC transporter ATP-binding protein — translation MAPLELDLTDPLRTFELRARLTVGAETFALVGPSGAGKSTILRHVAGLKRPADGRIALGERVWFDAALRVDLPPDRRSVGLVFQEYALFPHLTVAANVAFGGASGTRVRELLDRLHIGHLAREKPTRLSGGERQRVAVARALGRDPQVLLLDEPLSALDAHTRTAVREELADILATLAIPTLIVTHDFLDASTLADRIGVIRDGRLHQVGRPEELTARPADEFVASLTGGNLLHGTADGTRVTLDDGTVIEVAEPASGRVGVAVYPWEITVTTEAPAAGNVLAGTVGSITPDRGRTRVRVGPLVAEVSRADGLERGARAFASFAPRSARVVQ, via the coding sequence GTGGCGCCGCTCGAGCTCGACCTCACCGACCCCCTTCGGACGTTCGAGCTCCGCGCCCGCCTGACGGTCGGCGCCGAGACGTTCGCGCTCGTCGGCCCCAGCGGGGCCGGCAAGTCGACGATCCTGCGCCACGTCGCGGGCTTGAAGCGCCCGGCCGACGGGCGGATCGCGCTCGGCGAGCGCGTGTGGTTCGACGCCGCCCTCAGGGTCGACCTCCCGCCCGACCGCCGCAGCGTCGGCCTCGTCTTCCAGGAGTACGCGCTGTTCCCGCACCTCACCGTGGCGGCGAACGTGGCCTTCGGCGGCGCGTCCGGCACGCGGGTGCGCGAGCTGCTCGACCGGCTGCACATCGGCCACCTCGCGCGCGAGAAGCCGACGCGCCTGAGCGGCGGCGAGCGCCAGCGCGTGGCCGTCGCCCGCGCGCTCGGCCGTGACCCGCAGGTGCTGCTGCTCGACGAGCCGCTGTCCGCGCTGGACGCGCACACCCGCACCGCCGTGCGCGAGGAGCTCGCGGACATCCTCGCCACCCTCGCGATCCCGACGCTGATCGTCACCCACGACTTCCTCGACGCCAGCACGCTCGCCGACCGCATCGGCGTGATCCGCGACGGCCGGCTGCATCAGGTCGGCCGGCCGGAGGAGCTGACGGCGCGCCCCGCGGACGAGTTCGTCGCGAGCCTCACCGGCGGCAACCTGCTGCACGGCACCGCCGACGGCACCCGCGTGACGCTCGACGACGGCACCGTGATCGAGGTCGCCGAGCCCGCGTCCGGCCGCGTCGGCGTGGCCGTCTACCCGTGGGAGATCACCGTCACGACCGAGGCGCCGGCGGCGGGCAACGTGCTCGCCGGCACGGTCGGCTCGATCACGCCCGACCGCGGACGCACCCGGGTGCGCGTCGGGCCGCTCGTCGCCGAGGTCTCCCGCGCCGACGGGCTGGAGCGTGGAGCGCGCGCCTTCGCGTCGTTCGCGCCACGCAGCGCCCGGGTCGTTCAGTAG
- a CDS encoding ROK family transcriptional regulator, protein MRLLQALLRHPARSRADLGRSLGLSRATVTALLGELELAGMVEQHRPDGEEDRPAAIGRPPLQVSLTATAAFAVGLDFGHRHIRSAVCDLGGRIVGDQWSVVGTDTDPASAFDLAQRLTMAALEQAGVPTSFVVGVGAGLAVPVDGATGLIHAEGILPGWDGVRPAAELEQRLGLPVQVENDANAGAMGEHLFGAGRGVADMVYLRLSAGTGLGMILNGDAYGGVSGIAGEVGHTPVVEDGLICRCGNRGCLETLATPAAVADLLSRSRGETITFTQLLEQLREGDRAARRAIADTGVAVGRAVASVVNLLNPELVIIGGELAAAGDVLLDPIREAVEQRAVPPAARAVRVIRGTLGEHAEVLGAAAVQLARAPEALAGRLAQAS, encoded by the coding sequence GTGCGCCTGTTGCAGGCGCTGCTGCGCCACCCGGCGCGCAGCCGTGCCGATCTCGGGCGCTCGCTCGGGCTCTCGCGCGCCACGGTCACCGCACTGCTCGGCGAGCTCGAGCTCGCGGGCATGGTCGAGCAGCACCGGCCCGACGGTGAGGAGGACCGGCCCGCGGCGATCGGCCGGCCGCCGCTGCAGGTGTCGCTGACGGCGACCGCCGCGTTCGCGGTCGGGCTCGACTTCGGCCACCGCCACATCCGCAGCGCGGTCTGCGACCTCGGCGGGCGGATCGTCGGCGACCAGTGGTCGGTCGTCGGCACCGACACCGACCCGGCGAGCGCGTTCGACCTTGCGCAGCGGCTCACGATGGCGGCGCTCGAGCAGGCGGGCGTGCCGACGTCGTTCGTGGTCGGCGTCGGGGCGGGGCTGGCCGTGCCGGTCGACGGCGCGACGGGCCTCATCCACGCGGAAGGCATCCTGCCCGGGTGGGACGGCGTGCGGCCGGCGGCGGAGCTCGAGCAGCGGCTCGGCCTCCCGGTCCAGGTCGAGAACGACGCCAACGCGGGCGCGATGGGCGAGCACCTCTTCGGCGCCGGCCGCGGCGTCGCCGACATGGTCTACCTGCGGCTGTCCGCGGGCACCGGCCTCGGGATGATCCTCAACGGCGACGCGTACGGCGGGGTCAGCGGGATCGCCGGCGAGGTGGGGCACACGCCCGTTGTCGAGGACGGGCTCATCTGCCGCTGCGGCAACCGCGGCTGCCTGGAGACGCTGGCCACGCCCGCCGCCGTCGCGGACCTCCTGAGCCGCAGCCGCGGCGAGACGATCACCTTCACACAGCTGCTCGAGCAGCTTCGCGAAGGCGACCGTGCCGCCCGGCGCGCGATCGCGGACACGGGGGTGGCGGTCGGCCGTGCGGTCGCGTCGGTCGTGAACCTGCTCAACCCAGAGCTGGTCATCATCGGCGGCGAGCTCGCCGCGGCGGGCGACGTCCTGCTGGACCCGATCCGCGAGGCCGTCGAGCAGCGCGCGGTCCCCCCGGCGGCGCGCGCGGTGCGCGTGATCCGCGGCACGCTGGGCGAGCACGCGGAGGTGCTCGGCGCCGCGGCGGTCCAGCTCGCCCGCGCGCCCGAGGCGCTCGCGGGGCGTCTCGCGCAGGCGTCCTGA
- a CDS encoding winged helix-turn-helix domain-containing protein encodes MHTSEQTEVLIAGELEIRPSEHVARAGGRTLSLSVRELELLAALARLEGRIVSREELYTTVWGAPMRGADRSVDVYVHKLRTKLARALPHAEFIHTHFGFGYRFEREPSQLFHKSGTSR; translated from the coding sequence ATGCACACGAGTGAGCAGACGGAAGTCCTGATCGCCGGGGAGTTGGAGATCCGGCCGTCCGAGCATGTTGCTCGGGCGGGTGGACGGACGCTCTCGCTCTCGGTGCGCGAATTGGAGTTGCTGGCGGCACTGGCGCGCCTGGAGGGACGCATCGTGTCGCGCGAAGAGCTCTACACGACGGTCTGGGGCGCGCCCATGCGCGGTGCCGACCGCTCGGTCGACGTCTATGTGCACAAGCTGCGGACGAAGCTCGCGAGAGCGCTTCCGCACGCGGAGTTCATCCACACGCACTTCGGCTTCGGCTACCGCTTCGAGCGCGAGCCTTCACAGCTTTTTCACAAGTCAGGAACAAGTCGGTAA
- the modA gene encoding molybdate ABC transporter substrate-binding protein, with translation MSVLRQFLCMAATGAALVAVGCGGEERTPPTVYAAASLRDVFPELDKAPRYNFAGSNQLQTQIERGAPADVFASASAKEPDALFKAGRCSQPVPFASNAVVLLVPAGNPGKVTSLESLTSGPRRRLAVGTEDVPVGKYTRQLLENAGMRTILERNTVSNEANVASLTSKVALGSADAGFAYNTDARAAGDRVEVIRLPAETQPKIQYLLCAVKRKGANAKAAEAFIATVTSPDGRDALERQGFGPPPGT, from the coding sequence ATGAGCGTGCTTAGGCAGTTCCTATGCATGGCTGCGACCGGCGCCGCCCTGGTCGCGGTCGGCTGCGGCGGCGAGGAGCGCACGCCGCCGACGGTCTACGCCGCGGCTTCGCTGCGCGACGTGTTCCCGGAGCTGGACAAGGCCCCGCGGTACAACTTCGCCGGCTCGAACCAGCTGCAGACGCAGATCGAGCGCGGGGCGCCGGCCGACGTCTTCGCCTCGGCAAGCGCCAAGGAGCCGGACGCGCTGTTCAAGGCGGGCCGCTGCTCGCAGCCGGTGCCGTTCGCGAGCAACGCGGTGGTGCTGCTCGTCCCGGCGGGGAACCCGGGCAAGGTGACGTCGCTGGAGTCGCTGACGAGCGGTCCGCGTCGACGGCTCGCGGTCGGCACCGAGGACGTCCCGGTCGGCAAGTACACGCGCCAGCTGCTCGAGAACGCGGGGATGCGCACGATCCTGGAGCGCAACACGGTCTCCAACGAGGCCAACGTGGCGAGCCTGACCTCGAAGGTCGCGCTCGGATCCGCGGACGCCGGCTTCGCCTACAACACCGACGCGCGCGCCGCCGGCGACCGCGTCGAGGTGATCCGCCTGCCGGCCGAGACGCAGCCGAAGATCCAGTACCTGCTGTGCGCGGTCAAGCGCAAGGGCGCGAACGCGAAGGCCGCGGAGGCGTTCATCGCCACGGTGACGTCGCCCGACGGCCGCGACGCGCTCGAGCGCCAGGGCTTCGGACCACCTCCGGGCACCTGA
- a CDS encoding PadR family transcriptional regulator, producing the protein MRRRPEQLATGEWAVLALVAEAPTHGFAVARALAPGGEVGRVWALRRPLVYRTLDVLADRALVRAAGTEPSESGPPRTVLEVTGAGRERVDAWLLEPVPHVRDARADLMLKLLYLDRAGRDATPLLHAQRERFEAIARELEAGEDEGFARTLAQWRLESTRAAIRFVEAVEPGR; encoded by the coding sequence ATGCGGCGCCGTCCAGAGCAGCTCGCGACCGGCGAGTGGGCCGTCCTCGCGCTCGTCGCCGAGGCGCCGACCCATGGGTTCGCGGTCGCCCGCGCGCTCGCGCCCGGTGGCGAGGTCGGGCGGGTGTGGGCGCTGCGCCGCCCGCTCGTCTATCGCACGCTGGACGTGCTGGCCGACCGCGCGCTCGTGCGCGCCGCCGGCACCGAGCCGAGCGAGAGCGGCCCGCCGCGTACCGTGCTGGAGGTGACCGGCGCGGGCCGCGAGCGCGTGGACGCGTGGCTGCTCGAGCCGGTGCCGCACGTGCGTGACGCCCGCGCCGACCTGATGCTCAAGCTGCTCTACCTCGACCGGGCGGGACGCGACGCCACGCCGTTGCTCCACGCCCAGCGTGAGCGGTTCGAGGCGATCGCGCGCGAGCTCGAGGCCGGGGAGGACGAGGGATTCGCGCGGACGCTCGCGCAGTGGCGGCTCGAGAGCACCCGTGCCGCGATCCGCTTCGTGGAGGCGGTCGAGCCGGGCCGATGA
- a CDS encoding DUF47 domain-containing protein: MLLRRTRPDPELLTLFDESGRNVQRSALLLRDLLSDYPERAGLSRDIVLCEQEGDRIVHDIHHRLAKRGSRRAHLDSADVHALAGALDDIVDYAEECADQLALYGVEAPMEQAEAMAAVLVSCSEQVAQSLRGLRNGLDVGAQLVEIHRLENEGDKIQRAALADLFVAGIDPMIVIRWKDIFDTLECAIDACETVANVLEGMTLKRTNGHS; the protein is encoded by the coding sequence GTGCTGTTGCGCCGGACCCGGCCCGACCCGGAGCTGTTGACGCTGTTCGATGAGTCGGGCCGCAACGTCCAGCGGTCCGCTCTGCTGCTGCGCGACCTGCTGTCCGACTATCCCGAGCGCGCGGGCCTCTCCCGCGACATCGTCCTGTGCGAGCAGGAGGGCGACCGGATCGTCCACGACATCCACCACCGGCTGGCCAAGCGCGGCTCGCGGCGCGCGCACCTGGACTCCGCCGACGTCCATGCGCTCGCGGGCGCGCTGGACGACATCGTCGACTACGCCGAGGAGTGCGCCGACCAGCTGGCGCTCTACGGCGTCGAGGCCCCGATGGAGCAGGCCGAGGCGATGGCCGCCGTCCTCGTCTCCTGCTCCGAGCAGGTCGCCCAGTCCCTGCGCGGCCTGCGCAACGGCCTGGACGTCGGCGCCCAGCTCGTCGAGATCCACCGCCTCGAGAACGAGGGCGACAAGATCCAGCGCGCCGCCCTCGCCGACCTGTTCGTGGCCGGCATCGACCCGATGATCGTGATCCGCTGGAAGGACATCTTCGACACGCTCGAGTGCGCGATCGACGCCTGCGAGACGGTCGCGAACGTCCTCGAGGGCATGACCCTCAAGCGCACGAACGGCCATTCTTGA
- a CDS encoding AraC family transcriptional regulator: MSDSRQRLWTLTAASRHAGGSTIERHHHEDHQLVYVSAGVLAVETSAGSWVASKDRAVWLPAGVWHAHRFYGSSMFHAIGFARERPPLPATAPMIVAVTPFLRELLIAAADPELSAAETGRVRAVLRDQLRRSSQQPLSLPTPRDPRLADACALASADPARSIPLAELARQVGASERSLSRLFRDELGMSYPQWRTHLRLLEAMILLSGGASVTRTASQCGWKTTSSFIDTFRHALGQTPGEYRARTR; this comes from the coding sequence ATGTCGGATTCCCGCCAGCGGCTGTGGACGCTGACCGCGGCCTCCCGGCACGCCGGTGGGAGCACGATCGAACGTCACCACCACGAGGACCACCAGCTCGTCTACGTCAGCGCCGGCGTGCTGGCGGTCGAGACGTCGGCGGGCAGCTGGGTCGCGTCGAAGGACCGCGCCGTGTGGCTGCCCGCCGGCGTCTGGCACGCGCACCGCTTCTACGGGTCGAGCATGTTCCACGCGATCGGCTTCGCGCGCGAACGTCCGCCGCTGCCGGCGACCGCGCCGATGATCGTCGCCGTCACGCCGTTCCTGCGCGAGCTGCTGATCGCCGCCGCCGACCCGGAGCTGAGCGCGGCCGAGACCGGCCGCGTCCGCGCCGTCCTGCGGGACCAGCTCCGCCGCTCCTCGCAGCAGCCGCTCTCGCTCCCGACCCCGCGCGACCCGCGGCTCGCCGACGCCTGCGCGCTCGCGTCCGCCGACCCCGCGCGATCGATCCCGCTGGCCGAGCTCGCCCGTCAGGTCGGCGCGAGCGAGCGCAGCCTCTCGCGGCTGTTCCGCGACGAGCTCGGCATGAGCTACCCGCAGTGGCGCACGCACCTGCGGCTGCTGGAAGCGATGATCCTGCTCTCCGGCGGCGCCTCGGTCACCCGCACCGCGTCGCAGTGCGGCTGGAAGACGACGAGCAGCTTCATCGACACCTTCCGGCACGCGCTCGGCCAGACACCCGGCGAGTACCGCGCGCGAACCCGGTAA
- a CDS encoding ABC transporter permease: MRPAFTGFLALCLGIAVAFLAIPIVALFTEVPLGDVPGLLRDPAVQDTLKVTARTNAIANVLILAVGTPAAYFLATRRFRGRALVITLIELPLVLPPAVAGIGLLAAFGAGGLFGGALQDRGIVLPFTEWAVVLAVVFVASPFYLRQAISAFESVDPTLHDAARTLGASPARTFVRIALPLAASGLVAGWVLAFARGIGEFGATIVFAGNVRGETSTLTLTIYEQLEASFDVALSIGILLVVISAAVLLSYKLLSWRRSSSTSPTPFGRSSSAPA, from the coding sequence GTGCGCCCGGCGTTCACCGGCTTCCTGGCGCTCTGCCTGGGCATCGCGGTCGCGTTCCTGGCGATCCCGATCGTCGCGCTGTTCACCGAGGTGCCGCTGGGCGACGTCCCGGGCCTGCTCCGCGACCCCGCGGTGCAGGACACGCTGAAGGTGACCGCGCGCACCAACGCGATCGCCAACGTGCTGATCCTCGCGGTGGGGACGCCGGCCGCCTACTTCCTCGCGACGCGGCGGTTCCGCGGGCGCGCGCTCGTCATCACGCTGATCGAGCTGCCGCTGGTGCTGCCGCCCGCGGTGGCCGGGATCGGCCTGCTGGCCGCGTTCGGCGCCGGCGGGCTGTTCGGCGGCGCGTTGCAGGACCGGGGCATCGTGCTGCCGTTCACCGAGTGGGCGGTCGTGCTCGCGGTCGTGTTCGTCGCGTCGCCGTTCTACCTGCGGCAGGCCATCAGCGCGTTCGAGAGCGTCGACCCGACCCTGCACGACGCGGCCCGCACGCTGGGCGCATCCCCCGCGCGCACGTTCGTGCGGATCGCGCTGCCGCTGGCGGCGAGTGGCCTCGTCGCCGGCTGGGTGCTGGCCTTCGCGCGCGGGATCGGCGAGTTCGGCGCGACGATCGTCTTCGCCGGCAACGTGCGCGGTGAGACCAGCACGCTGACGCTGACGATCTACGAGCAGCTGGAGGCGAGCTTCGACGTCGCGCTGTCGATCGGGATCCTGCTCGTCGTCATCAGCGCGGCCGTCCTGCTTTCGTACAAGCTCCTCTCGTGGCGCCGCTCGAGCTCGACCTCACCGACCCCCTTCGGACGTTCGAGCTCCGCGCCCGCCTGA
- a CDS encoding HD domain-containing protein: MEWALVMHADQRREVDQAPFVLHPLEVASLLNGRDFSDEVVTAGVLHDVVENTSVTVDDVERRFGVRVAALVAAVSENPAIEDYVARKAALRAQVAAAGTGACAVYAADKVAKVRELRAKVARDPSALQGPKLEHYRASLTMLRAETTGLALVDQLEFELWALDVLPPSQLDNDGFTDR; encoded by the coding sequence GTGGAATGGGCCCTCGTCATGCACGCGGACCAGCGCCGTGAGGTCGACCAGGCCCCGTTCGTCCTGCATCCTCTCGAGGTCGCCTCGCTGCTGAACGGCCGCGACTTCAGCGACGAGGTCGTGACCGCCGGCGTCCTGCACGACGTGGTGGAGAACACGAGCGTGACCGTCGACGACGTGGAGCGCCGCTTCGGCGTGCGCGTGGCCGCGCTCGTGGCCGCCGTGTCCGAGAACCCGGCGATCGAGGACTACGTGGCCCGCAAGGCGGCGCTGCGTGCGCAGGTGGCCGCGGCCGGCACGGGCGCCTGCGCGGTCTACGCCGCCGACAAGGTGGCCAAGGTGCGCGAGCTGCGGGCCAAGGTCGCGCGCGACCCGTCGGCGCTGCAGGGGCCCAAGCTCGAGCACTATCGCGCCAGCCTCACGATGCTGCGCGCCGAGACGACGGGCCTCGCCCTCGTCGACCAGCTCGAGTTCGAGCTCTGGGCGCTCGACGTGTTACCGCCTTCACAACTTGATAACGACGGGTTCACGGACCGGTAA
- a CDS encoding MFS transporter has protein sequence MRVWATAHATADLYQGLVPAAVPYFVLERNLSYSAASGLALAATFGSALPQLPIGMLADRRRVPWLGPVGLVLAAVGVGLAGVFAPYPLVFAMLLLSGLGVAMFHPPAGRDARVAAAHSASAMSVFAAGGSVGFFLAPALATPLLDGLGLSALVLFIPPAVLMAFVLSRHQSRQVAQVTASGVPVGTDRPRMFALLIAVEVARSCISFGINTFVALYWIKELGASSTLGGTALTLGLLGGIAGTLLGGRIGDRFGLTRTIQLGNAALIPAFGLLLLVRDPYVALICVTLLGLTANIPLAVLVKLGQDYLPSRPGTAAGVTLGLAVSAGGLFQPVLGVIADHHGPRGAFVTLAFMPLLAMALSAGLRPPR, from the coding sequence ATGCGCGTGTGGGCGACCGCCCACGCGACCGCCGACCTCTACCAGGGCCTCGTCCCCGCCGCCGTCCCCTACTTCGTGCTCGAGCGCAACCTGAGCTACTCCGCCGCGTCGGGCCTCGCGCTCGCCGCGACGTTCGGCAGCGCGCTGCCCCAGCTCCCGATCGGGATGCTCGCCGACCGCCGGCGCGTGCCGTGGCTCGGGCCGGTCGGCCTGGTCCTCGCCGCGGTCGGCGTGGGGCTGGCGGGCGTCTTCGCGCCCTACCCGCTGGTGTTCGCGATGCTGCTGCTATCCGGCCTCGGCGTGGCGATGTTCCACCCGCCGGCGGGCCGCGACGCGCGCGTGGCCGCGGCGCACAGCGCGTCGGCCATGAGCGTGTTCGCCGCCGGCGGCAGCGTCGGCTTCTTCCTGGCGCCCGCGCTCGCCACCCCGTTGCTCGACGGCCTGGGCCTGAGCGCGCTCGTGCTGTTCATCCCGCCGGCGGTGCTGATGGCGTTCGTGCTCTCGCGTCACCAGTCGCGCCAGGTCGCGCAGGTCACGGCCAGCGGCGTGCCCGTCGGCACCGACCGCCCGCGCATGTTCGCGCTGCTGATCGCCGTCGAGGTCGCGCGCTCGTGCATCTCGTTCGGCATCAACACCTTCGTCGCCCTGTACTGGATCAAGGAGCTGGGCGCGTCCAGCACGCTCGGCGGCACCGCGCTCACGCTCGGCCTGCTCGGCGGCATCGCCGGCACGCTGCTGGGCGGGCGGATCGGCGACCGCTTCGGCCTCACCCGCACCATCCAGCTCGGCAACGCGGCGCTCATCCCCGCGTTCGGCCTGCTGCTGCTCGTGCGCGACCCGTACGTCGCGCTGATCTGCGTCACCCTGCTCGGCCTGACCGCGAACATCCCGCTCGCGGTGCTCGTCAAGCTCGGCCAGGACTATCTGCCGAGCCGCCCCGGCACCGCCGCGGGCGTGACCCTCGGCCTCGCGGTCAGCGCGGGCGGCCTGTTCCAGCCGGTGCTCGGCGTGATCGCCGACCACCACGGCCCCCGCGGCGCGTTCGTCACGCTCGCGTTCATGCCGCTGCTGGCGATGGCGCTGTCCGCCGGCCTGCGCCCGCCGAGGTAG